In one Geoglobus acetivorans genomic region, the following are encoded:
- the surE gene encoding 5'/3'-nucleotidase SurE, with translation MKILLTNDDGLYSPGLKASYRALSKFGEVYAVTPAVQKSGVGRSISIMEPIRVSEVRIDGIKIYAVDGTPTDAVIIGIHEIIGDVPDLTVSGINLGENLSTEAVTTSGTVGAALEAATQGSKAMAVSLEMRDAFKFESFFAPVDFSNASMVLEKLAKMVLEKGLPEGVDLLNVNVPERWNGRYRFTKLARRLYRTRIDVRFDPRGRKYFWIDGEEEEDAEDGTDLNAIRKGYVSITPLTLDMTSKIDFGELERWFDD, from the coding sequence ATGAAAATTCTTCTAACCAACGACGATGGACTTTACTCTCCCGGGCTAAAAGCGAGTTACCGGGCGTTGAGTAAATTCGGGGAAGTCTATGCTGTAACTCCTGCTGTTCAGAAAAGTGGAGTTGGCAGGAGCATCTCCATAATGGAACCCATAAGGGTGAGCGAGGTGAGAATTGATGGCATTAAGATTTATGCCGTTGACGGCACACCAACAGACGCTGTCATAATCGGCATTCATGAAATCATTGGAGATGTTCCGGATCTAACCGTCTCTGGTATAAATCTTGGAGAAAATCTTTCGACCGAGGCTGTCACAACTTCCGGGACTGTTGGGGCTGCTCTGGAGGCCGCCACTCAGGGAAGCAAGGCGATGGCAGTAAGTTTGGAGATGAGAGACGCCTTCAAATTCGAATCATTTTTCGCTCCTGTGGATTTCTCGAACGCCAGCATGGTGCTTGAGAAGCTTGCGAAGATGGTGCTGGAGAAGGGTTTGCCCGAGGGCGTGGATCTGCTGAACGTGAACGTGCCTGAAAGGTGGAACGGCAGATACAGGTTTACAAAGCTCGCAAGAAGGCTTTACCGGACAAGAATTGACGTCAGGTTTGACCCAAGGGGCAGGAAATACTTCTGGATTGATGGTGAGGAGGAGGAAGATGCGGAGGATGGAACGGACCTTAATGCAATCAGGAAGGGTTACGTTTCGATAACTCCCCTGACCCTTGACATGACCTCGAAAATTGATTTTGGCGAACTTGAGAGGTGGTTCGATGATTGA
- a CDS encoding HAMP domain-containing sensor histidine kinase, which translates to MKIKTRLSVIIAVAFLIYFILIASLVAYLLKSNSDEFYTRWLENDRKSLETIFDREFKDLAEVYYHAINQNADLSEIARSHEYSYIIFFDRNGNILRVAGNPLFSDSIPDSTFRDIASLAKAYTIPLKGFFYDNGLYMLYSVPVYENGSYKGYTTVLRKFTDDDMEYTKSVLDVDILEFQQEKVEKNGEVSVFYPVYDPKNNLIGYFRLAYINDIDPLIVQSYQYGLLASGTILLVTIVALTQIIDRTFLKRLEVLKNFMENISRRGFKTGERVKLSGDDEIRILADSINSALNVIEHNNKRIEGLSENLRIVNKALRHDLINDLSVIRGFAELAMENQGCDYCPRIVERVDKAVNMIRKMKEVEKTISSRDFSTFRISEVIASVMQNYDIKWSIYGDARVMADFGIYSVFENLISNAVKHGKTDRMKFEVLHENGEVTIRTIDYGVGIPEEIRDRIFDEGFTTSSGQGIGLFIVKKLIEKYGGSVSVQKNEPSGTVFTIKLKSVQDNNQ; encoded by the coding sequence ATGAAAATAAAAACCAGACTCAGCGTCATAATTGCTGTCGCGTTCCTGATCTATTTCATACTCATAGCCTCTCTTGTCGCATACCTCCTCAAGTCAAATTCTGATGAATTCTACACCAGGTGGCTGGAAAACGACAGAAAGTCACTTGAAACCATTTTTGACCGGGAGTTCAAAGACCTCGCCGAGGTATACTACCATGCAATCAACCAGAATGCCGACCTCTCAGAGATTGCAAGAAGCCATGAATACTCGTACATAATCTTCTTCGACAGAAACGGGAATATTCTGAGAGTCGCGGGCAATCCGCTATTTTCAGACAGCATACCCGACAGCACCTTCAGGGACATCGCATCCCTGGCAAAGGCATATACCATCCCTCTGAAGGGGTTTTTCTATGATAACGGCCTCTACATGCTGTATTCAGTCCCGGTTTATGAGAATGGAAGCTACAAGGGCTACACAACCGTTCTCAGAAAATTTACCGATGACGACATGGAGTACACAAAATCGGTCCTCGACGTGGACATTCTGGAATTCCAGCAGGAAAAGGTCGAAAAAAATGGTGAGGTGAGCGTATTTTACCCCGTCTACGATCCGAAGAACAACCTGATCGGCTATTTCAGGCTGGCTTACATAAACGACATCGATCCGCTGATCGTCCAGAGCTACCAGTACGGTCTCTTAGCTTCGGGGACAATACTTCTCGTGACCATAGTTGCCCTGACCCAGATTATAGACAGGACATTCCTGAAGAGGCTTGAGGTCCTCAAGAACTTCATGGAGAACATAAGCAGGAGGGGCTTCAAAACGGGAGAGAGGGTGAAGCTTTCCGGAGATGATGAAATCCGAATACTTGCAGACTCCATAAACAGCGCCCTCAACGTCATAGAGCACAACAACAAAAGGATAGAGGGTCTGAGTGAGAACCTCCGCATCGTGAATAAAGCCCTCAGGCATGATCTGATAAACGATCTCTCAGTGATAAGAGGTTTTGCAGAGCTTGCAATGGAAAACCAGGGCTGCGATTACTGTCCCCGTATAGTCGAAAGAGTCGATAAGGCCGTGAACATGATACGAAAAATGAAAGAGGTCGAAAAGACGATATCCAGCAGAGATTTCTCAACATTCCGGATTTCGGAAGTTATCGCATCGGTTATGCAGAACTACGATATAAAGTGGAGCATATACGGTGACGCACGGGTAATGGCAGACTTCGGAATTTATTCCGTCTTCGAGAATCTCATAAGCAATGCCGTAAAGCACGGCAAAACAGACAGGATGAAGTTCGAGGTTCTGCATGAAAACGGGGAAGTCACCATCAGAACCATAGACTACGGAGTGGGAATACCGGAGGAAATAAGAGACAGGATATTTGATGAGGGCTTCACCACCTCATCCGGTCAGGGAATCGGGCTTTTCATCGTGAAAAAGCTGATTGAGAAGTATGGAGGTTCCGTGTCGGTCCAGAAGAACGAGCCAAGCGGGACGGTCTTCACCATAAAACTGAAAAGTGTTCAGGACAACAATCAGTAA
- the amrS gene encoding AmmeMemoRadiSam system radical SAM enzyme, translating into MIVESYLHEKLNGDVRCKTCMHYCILKEGQWGICRVRKNSSGKLEVHNYGLISAIHLDPIEKKPFHNFMPGSKALSLGSVSCNFRCRHCQNYEISFADLSFPYLRELTPEEVSRLAESYGADGISWTYNEPAIMHEFALDASRIAKKKGYYITYVSNGYMSHEAIEQFDVLDAVNVDVKAFNEEFYRKICKARLSRVTECVEHLSERGIFIEITYLIIPGHNDDEKELKKFARWVSGLNPRIPVHFSRFHPDFQMLDVPPTPVKTIERAISIARDEGLEYIYAGNVWGHRYENTYCPSCGELLIAREGFHVREINLKGDKCPNCGYRQNIVLK; encoded by the coding sequence ATGATCGTCGAATCATACCTCCACGAAAAACTGAATGGAGATGTGAGATGCAAAACCTGCATGCATTACTGCATCCTGAAAGAGGGGCAGTGGGGCATCTGCAGGGTAAGGAAAAACAGCTCCGGGAAGCTTGAAGTTCACAACTACGGCCTGATATCTGCTATCCACCTTGATCCCATCGAAAAAAAACCTTTTCACAACTTCATGCCAGGTTCAAAAGCACTGTCACTTGGCAGTGTGAGCTGCAATTTCAGGTGCAGACACTGCCAGAACTATGAGATCAGCTTTGCCGATCTCAGCTTTCCATATCTCAGAGAGCTGACGCCTGAAGAGGTTTCAAGACTCGCAGAAAGCTATGGAGCAGACGGCATAAGCTGGACGTACAACGAACCGGCCATAATGCACGAGTTCGCCTTGGATGCGAGCAGGATTGCAAAGAAAAAGGGATACTACATCACATACGTCTCAAACGGCTATATGAGCCACGAGGCGATTGAGCAGTTCGATGTTCTTGATGCGGTAAACGTGGATGTTAAGGCATTTAACGAGGAGTTTTACAGAAAAATCTGCAAAGCCAGGCTGAGCAGGGTTACTGAGTGTGTCGAACATCTCAGCGAGAGGGGCATATTCATCGAGATAACCTACCTGATCATTCCCGGGCACAACGATGACGAAAAAGAACTGAAAAAATTTGCAAGATGGGTTTCCGGCCTGAACCCCAGAATCCCCGTGCACTTCTCCCGATTCCATCCGGATTTTCAGATGCTTGATGTGCCTCCAACACCTGTTAAAACAATTGAAAGGGCGATCAGCATAGCGAGAGACGAGGGACTGGAATACATATACGCGGGCAACGTCTGGGGGCACAGATACGAGAACACATACTGTCCAAGCTGCGGTGAACTGCTCATCGCAAGAGAAGGTTTCCACGTGAGAGAAATAAATCTGAAAGGGGATAAATGTCCGAACTGTGGCTACAGACAGAACATTGTTTTGAAATAG
- a CDS encoding GMP synthase subunit A — MAVKIYVVYNLGQYNHLIYRMLRDLEVETKLIENSTPPEEIDADGLVIGGGPSMEKSGRSADYVRELDIPILGICLGHQIIANVFGGRVDRGDVGGYAENEVSIIEEDELFIGFPEKIRVWESHMDEVKVLPENFELLATSSICEIEAMKHKRRPVYGVQWHPEVYHSEYGEELYSNFIEICKR; from the coding sequence ATGGCCGTGAAAATCTATGTGGTTTACAACCTCGGACAGTACAACCATCTGATTTATAGAATGCTGAGGGATCTGGAGGTCGAGACGAAGCTTATCGAGAACAGCACACCGCCCGAAGAAATAGACGCTGACGGGCTCGTCATAGGTGGCGGACCGAGCATGGAAAAATCAGGAAGAAGTGCGGATTATGTCAGAGAACTGGACATCCCCATTCTCGGCATATGTCTCGGGCATCAGATAATAGCAAACGTTTTTGGGGGCAGGGTTGACAGAGGAGACGTTGGGGGCTATGCTGAAAATGAAGTAAGCATCATTGAGGAGGACGAACTTTTTATTGGATTCCCGGAAAAGATCAGGGTCTGGGAGAGCCACATGGATGAGGTTAAGGTTCTGCCCGAAAACTTCGAACTTCTGGCCACATCCAGTATATGTGAGATTGAGGCGATGAAGCATAAAAGGAGGCCAGTTTACGGTGTGCAGTGGCATCCTGAAGTTTATCACAGCGAATACGGTGAGGAGCTTTACAGCAATTTCATTGAAATCTGCAAGAGGTAA
- a CDS encoding acetate--CoA ligase: protein MKNHKRYISSILPLPRKKEVEKMGDEGLKEFREMWKLARDNPEEFWNKKAEEASQDIHWFKKWDRVFEWDYPKFSWFVGGRTNISYSCLDYKLKRYGNKVAYIYENPEFGISYSVTYNQLYDLVKKYAKALRGAGVNKGDRVLLYIPNSIEGAAMILAAARIGAISVTVFAGFSPNAVADRIELTSPKIILTQDYSVRRGKIINLKENVDEALKIAPEEVSRGVEKVVIKRMMPDQELHLDDSRDILLEDFMKLGEGQSADYVEMDATDPIFVMPTSGTTAKPKPVIHVHGGYQIWNYFGAKWVYGLQPDDVIFNTSDIGWIVGQSYMVFGPLLAGASVILFDGTPDYPKPGIWYEVIERNRATLIWTSPTGARFLRKQGVEVAKDYDLSSVSRVICAGEVLNPDVWEWLYRDLFGERIPIIDHMWQTETGAPIFGYPYGLMGDSVTDVIKPGSAGLPMPGVIPLIVDEAEEKVLGPNEKGVLYLERPFPGLTPTLWDSFERYVDSYWNGVIKGYRSGDAAYLDEDGYIWFAGRADEVIKIAGHRIGTIEVENALISHPAVAEAGVVGVPDEVRGEVAAAFVVLKPGYEPGDELKKELIQHVRKTMGPIVVFRDIQFVNMLPKTRSGKIMRRVMKRLFTGEDLGDLSTIEEVASVDEIRDAVAKLTKL from the coding sequence ATGAAAAATCATAAAAGATATATATCATCAATTTTACCTTTACCCCGAAAAAAGGAGGTTGAAAAGATGGGGGATGAGGGATTAAAGGAATTCAGGGAGATGTGGAAGCTCGCTCGAGACAATCCTGAAGAATTCTGGAATAAAAAGGCTGAAGAGGCCTCTCAGGACATACACTGGTTTAAAAAGTGGGACAGAGTATTTGAATGGGATTATCCAAAATTCAGCTGGTTCGTAGGTGGAAGGACAAACATAAGCTACAGCTGTCTTGACTACAAGCTGAAAAGGTACGGAAACAAGGTAGCATACATCTACGAAAACCCGGAATTCGGAATCTCGTACTCCGTAACCTACAACCAGCTCTATGACCTGGTGAAGAAGTATGCAAAGGCACTCAGAGGGGCTGGAGTGAACAAGGGAGACAGAGTTCTGCTCTACATACCCAACTCAATCGAGGGAGCAGCTATGATTCTCGCTGCAGCGAGAATTGGGGCCATATCAGTCACAGTATTCGCAGGATTCTCGCCAAACGCTGTGGCTGACAGGATTGAACTCACATCTCCAAAAATAATACTCACGCAGGACTATTCAGTTAGAAGGGGCAAAATCATAAACCTGAAGGAAAACGTTGACGAGGCTCTGAAAATAGCCCCTGAAGAGGTTAGCAGAGGGGTCGAAAAGGTAGTAATAAAAAGGATGATGCCGGATCAGGAACTCCATCTTGACGATAGCAGAGACATCCTTCTCGAAGACTTCATGAAGCTTGGTGAGGGTCAGAGTGCGGATTACGTGGAGATGGATGCAACAGACCCCATATTCGTCATGCCCACATCCGGAACAACAGCAAAGCCAAAGCCCGTCATTCATGTGCACGGGGGCTACCAGATATGGAACTACTTCGGAGCCAAATGGGTTTACGGATTGCAGCCGGATGACGTAATATTCAACACTTCAGACATCGGGTGGATAGTGGGGCAGAGCTATATGGTCTTCGGTCCCCTGCTGGCTGGAGCTTCAGTTATACTCTTCGACGGGACTCCCGATTATCCGAAGCCCGGAATCTGGTATGAGGTGATTGAGAGGAACAGGGCAACCCTCATCTGGACGTCCCCAACAGGGGCAAGGTTCCTCAGGAAGCAGGGAGTTGAGGTTGCAAAAGATTATGATTTGAGCTCGGTTTCGAGAGTAATATGTGCGGGAGAGGTTCTGAACCCGGACGTTTGGGAGTGGCTTTATCGAGACCTGTTCGGGGAAAGGATACCGATTATAGACCACATGTGGCAGACAGAAACAGGAGCGCCGATATTCGGTTATCCGTACGGCCTCATGGGTGACAGCGTTACAGATGTCATCAAGCCCGGATCTGCAGGATTGCCAATGCCCGGAGTCATTCCACTGATAGTCGACGAGGCTGAAGAGAAAGTGCTGGGTCCAAATGAGAAAGGTGTCCTTTACCTCGAAAGGCCCTTCCCGGGACTCACGCCAACCCTGTGGGACAGCTTCGAGAGGTATGTCGACTCATACTGGAACGGAGTGATAAAGGGATACAGAAGTGGTGACGCTGCTTACCTCGACGAGGATGGATACATATGGTTCGCAGGCAGGGCTGATGAGGTCATAAAGATTGCAGGCCACAGAATCGGAACCATCGAAGTTGAAAATGCACTAATCTCCCATCCAGCAGTCGCTGAGGCGGGAGTTGTTGGTGTGCCGGATGAGGTCAGGGGAGAGGTTGCAGCAGCATTTGTCGTGCTTAAACCCGGCTACGAACCGGGAGATGAGCTTAAGAAAGAGCTGATTCAGCATGTAAGAAAGACAATGGGTCCAATTGTCGTTTTCAGGGACATTCAGTTTGTTAACATGCTTCCAAAGACGAGAAGTGGAAAAATCATGAGGAGAGTTATGAAAAGGTTATTCACAGGAGAGGACCTTGGAGATCTGTCAACAATAGAAGAGGTTGCATCGGTCGATGAGATCAGAGATGCTGTTGCAAAGTTAACGAAGCTCTGA
- a CDS encoding (Fe-S)-binding protein translates to MIRPKYVIEFLSENMRKTGNPLGIGNEKINTWWKEADIKNEGEWFFFTGMLYQLTPYIETVTGYLEKIENSGLQTLLVLSRYVPIPFSILGMITPKDSRNEADRILRSIHSLLVKSGIDVYYLPELDFYSGILLYDFGDDDGFREHARFVAEKLSEAGVEKIVTPDPHTTYALRKLYPEYTGKRFEVKSYIELIYGLKGRNREEFVIHDPCYYGRYLEISDRIREVLDSAGIGYRDVEYSKRMTNCCGGPIEALSPKISKEIAKLRLEELGNSGIITFCPICLANLRRAGGNAVDFALVVGDENR, encoded by the coding sequence ATGATAAGGCCGAAGTACGTGATTGAATTCCTCTCAGAAAACATGAGAAAAACAGGAAACCCTCTCGGAATAGGGAACGAAAAAATAAACACATGGTGGAAAGAAGCAGACATCAAAAACGAGGGAGAATGGTTCTTCTTCACGGGAATGCTTTACCAGCTAACACCATACATCGAAACAGTTACAGGATACCTGGAAAAGATTGAAAACTCTGGGTTGCAGACGTTGCTTGTCCTTTCCAGATACGTTCCGATTCCATTCAGCATACTCGGCATGATAACTCCAAAAGACAGCAGGAATGAGGCAGACAGGATTCTCAGGAGCATTCACTCATTGCTCGTAAAATCCGGAATAGATGTTTACTACCTGCCCGAACTTGACTTTTACAGCGGTATCCTGCTTTACGACTTTGGTGATGATGATGGATTCAGAGAACATGCCAGATTCGTTGCGGAAAAACTCAGCGAGGCCGGAGTTGAGAAAATCGTAACTCCAGACCCCCACACCACCTACGCCCTGAGAAAGCTCTACCCCGAATATACCGGGAAGAGGTTCGAGGTTAAAAGCTACATTGAGCTGATTTACGGGCTGAAAGGCAGGAACCGTGAGGAATTTGTGATCCACGACCCGTGCTATTACGGAAGATATCTCGAGATATCGGACAGAATAAGAGAGGTGCTCGACTCGGCAGGCATAGGTTACAGGGATGTGGAGTATTCCAAAAGAATGACAAACTGCTGCGGTGGGCCAATAGAGGCGCTGTCTCCCAAGATTTCGAAAGAGATAGCGAAGCTCAGACTTGAAGAGCTTGGAAATTCCGGGATCATCACCTTCTGTCCGATATGCCTCGCCAACCTGAGAAGAGCGGGAGGAAATGCCGTCGATTTCGCCCTGGTGGTCGGAGATGAGAATCGCTGA
- a CDS encoding LUD domain-containing protein, with protein MRIAESLRHNGVEVIVTDNAEKEVQKFGNAHVSVALSADENTGIIFFGGFEEKRKAGLADHHVVILRPDDVKNDIISAYRHALSKSGMLFASSSASKTADIEGKLVFGMHGPRKLTVIIEVRE; from the coding sequence ATGAGAATCGCTGAATCTCTCAGGCACAATGGCGTCGAGGTTATCGTAACGGATAACGCAGAAAAAGAGGTTCAGAAATTTGGGAATGCCCATGTCAGCGTCGCTCTGAGTGCTGATGAAAACACGGGAATCATCTTCTTCGGTGGCTTTGAGGAGAAAAGAAAGGCTGGCCTGGCAGACCATCATGTCGTCATCCTAAGACCAGATGACGTTAAAAACGACATAATCTCGGCCTACAGGCATGCTCTGAGCAAATCCGGTATGCTCTTCGCCTCAAGCAGCGCATCAAAGACTGCGGACATCGAGGGAAAGCTGGTCTTCGGGATGCACGGGCCGAGAAAGCTGACCGTGATAATCGAGGTGAGAGAATGA
- a CDS encoding LutB/LldF family L-lactate oxidation iron-sulfur protein, with translation MNIYDAINRPSIREGILRSLRNLSDAVRRNIENHPYLLDFADEVKKARLDVAENYDYWIDKAARTLEERGVQIHYAVTAAEARRIAGEIVGGGKTVVKAKSMVSEEIHLREHLEKLENEVWETDLGELIVQLAGDKPMHMVIPALHYSEEEVRRILQKIGIKGENAEEMAREVRNFMREKFLNADTGISGCNAFSAETGRIFLIENEGNIRLSTSLPETYIALISIDKILPSDELALKSVLVQSAFFGTFPPAYININEKAAGQKMHAILIDNGRKNTPYREQLSCVKCGRCQLECPVFQLAGNIWGGDVYGGPMGMGWSAVTGEVVELCFLSTLCGKCMEVCPMNIDMPGIIRSLRKRILERDIRQQ, from the coding sequence ATGAACATATATGACGCCATAAACAGACCGTCAATCAGGGAAGGAATTCTGAGATCTCTGAGAAACCTGAGCGATGCTGTGAGGAGAAACATAGAGAACCACCCATACCTGCTCGACTTTGCTGATGAGGTCAAGAAAGCCAGGCTTGATGTGGCTGAAAATTACGATTACTGGATTGATAAAGCTGCAAGAACTCTTGAAGAGAGGGGCGTTCAGATACACTACGCAGTAACTGCCGCTGAAGCAAGGAGAATTGCTGGAGAAATTGTTGGAGGAGGAAAAACAGTCGTGAAGGCAAAGTCGATGGTGTCCGAGGAGATACACCTGAGAGAGCACCTCGAAAAGCTTGAAAACGAGGTGTGGGAGACCGACCTCGGAGAGCTGATTGTTCAGCTTGCCGGGGATAAGCCCATGCACATGGTCATCCCTGCTCTGCATTATTCTGAAGAGGAAGTGAGAAGAATTCTCCAGAAAATTGGAATTAAGGGAGAAAATGCTGAGGAAATGGCCAGAGAGGTTAGAAATTTCATGAGAGAAAAATTTCTGAATGCTGACACCGGCATTTCCGGGTGCAACGCATTTTCGGCAGAAACGGGGAGGATATTTCTGATTGAGAACGAGGGAAATATACGACTGTCTACCTCGCTGCCTGAAACCTACATTGCTCTGATAAGCATAGACAAGATCCTCCCGTCCGACGAGCTTGCCCTGAAATCCGTACTCGTGCAATCCGCATTTTTCGGGACCTTTCCTCCAGCCTACATAAACATCAACGAGAAAGCGGCTGGGCAGAAAATGCACGCAATACTCATCGACAATGGCAGAAAAAACACGCCATACAGGGAACAGCTTTCGTGTGTCAAGTGCGGAAGATGTCAGCTTGAATGCCCCGTTTTCCAGCTTGCCGGAAACATCTGGGGTGGAGACGTGTACGGAGGACCGATGGGCATGGGCTGGAGTGCCGTGACTGGCGAGGTGGTGGAACTGTGCTTTCTCTCAACGCTGTGCGGAAAATGCATGGAAGTCTGCCCAATGAACATTGACATGCCCGGCATCATAAGGTCGCTGAGGAAGAGAATCCTTGAGCGAGACATTAGACAACAGTAA
- a CDS encoding ATP-dependent DNA ligase: MLTFSEFAELCQTVEKISSTLEKTARIAVFIREIEDENDLYNAVLFLQGRIYPEWSERDLGVGVGLIYEAMRIATGIDRKTIENLIREKGDFGLAAEELVKKKTQTLLFTEELTVKKLREIFDEISSLEGGGSQKKKILLLSELYSLCSPIEARYLTRLILREMRLGIGEGIIRDAIGKAFGIESEIVERAYMITNDFGKVAVEAKNGGKQALLSLKITPHIPVKMMLAQVAESLEEATREIRELGVEWKFDGSRVQIHYADGRVTIYSRRLENVTNALPDIVSEIKRCVKENVILDGEVIAVRDGRPMPFQHVLRRFRRKHGVSRMVEEIPLKVYLYDILYDDGEVIDLPLKERRARLISAVGESDAVKVAEQIVTSDVRVIQQEFDRAIQAGHEGLMLKNLESKYIPGKRGKNWLKLKATMETLDLVVVGGEWGEGKRSNLISSFELACLDEYGGLLRVGKVATGFTDEDLEELTELFKPEIEYQEGKRIVFNPKYVFEVAYQEIQKSPKYESGYALRFPRFVRLRDDKSVEEADTVERVARLYEVQFRSKGGSWSS; this comes from the coding sequence ATGCTCACATTTTCGGAATTCGCTGAGCTCTGTCAGACTGTTGAAAAAATATCATCCACCCTTGAAAAAACAGCAAGAATTGCTGTTTTCATAAGAGAGATTGAGGATGAAAATGATCTGTACAATGCTGTCCTCTTCCTCCAGGGAAGAATTTACCCGGAATGGAGCGAACGGGATCTGGGCGTCGGAGTGGGGCTGATTTACGAGGCAATGAGGATTGCAACAGGGATTGACAGAAAGACTATCGAAAATCTGATAAGAGAGAAGGGAGATTTCGGTCTTGCCGCAGAGGAACTTGTCAAGAAGAAGACCCAAACTCTGCTCTTCACCGAGGAGCTAACAGTAAAGAAATTGAGAGAAATATTTGACGAGATCAGTTCCCTTGAAGGAGGAGGGAGCCAGAAAAAGAAAATACTGCTGCTCTCTGAGCTGTATTCACTCTGCAGTCCGATTGAAGCCAGATACCTGACCAGACTGATACTCAGGGAAATGAGGCTGGGCATAGGAGAGGGGATAATAAGAGACGCAATAGGAAAGGCGTTTGGAATCGAGTCTGAAATTGTCGAGCGGGCATACATGATCACAAACGACTTTGGAAAGGTTGCAGTTGAGGCGAAAAATGGCGGGAAACAGGCGTTGCTGTCCCTTAAAATTACTCCTCACATTCCTGTAAAGATGATGCTCGCCCAGGTTGCAGAAAGCCTTGAGGAGGCGACGAGAGAGATAAGGGAGCTTGGAGTCGAGTGGAAGTTTGATGGCTCAAGGGTCCAGATTCATTACGCCGATGGTAGGGTTACAATCTACTCAAGGAGACTTGAAAACGTTACAAACGCCCTGCCGGACATCGTCAGTGAGATAAAGAGGTGCGTCAAGGAGAACGTCATTCTGGATGGTGAGGTTATTGCCGTCAGGGATGGAAGGCCAATGCCGTTCCAGCACGTGTTGAGGAGGTTCAGAAGAAAGCATGGCGTGTCCAGAATGGTGGAGGAGATTCCCCTGAAGGTTTACCTGTACGACATCCTGTACGACGATGGCGAGGTAATAGACCTTCCGCTGAAGGAGAGAAGGGCGAGACTCATTTCCGCTGTCGGTGAGAGTGATGCTGTAAAGGTGGCCGAACAGATTGTAACCTCGGACGTGAGGGTAATCCAGCAGGAGTTCGACAGGGCAATTCAGGCAGGTCACGAGGGGTTGATGCTGAAAAATCTGGAATCTAAATACATCCCAGGTAAAAGAGGGAAGAACTGGCTCAAGCTCAAGGCGACCATGGAAACATTAGACCTTGTGGTCGTAGGAGGAGAGTGGGGCGAGGGCAAGAGAAGCAACCTGATAAGCTCATTTGAACTTGCATGCTTAGATGAATACGGGGGGCTGCTCAGAGTGGGTAAGGTGGCAACGGGGTTTACAGACGAGGATCTTGAAGAGCTGACTGAACTGTTCAAACCAGAGATCGAGTATCAGGAGGGAAAAAGAATAGTGTTCAATCCAAAATACGTCTTCGAGGTGGCGTATCAGGAGATACAGAAAAGCCCCAAATACGAAAGCGGCTACGCTCTGAGATTTCCGAGATTTGTCAGGCTCAGAGATGACAAGAGCGTTGAGGAGGCAGACACAGTAGAAAGGGTCGCGAGGCTTTACGAGGTGCAGTTCAGGAGCAAGGGTGGGTCGTGGTCATCATAA